The Agaribacterium sp. ZY112 genome includes the window CAAAATGAGCAAAACCAGGATGGTCAGTCACAGCAGGAGCAATCTGAATCCCAGCAAGAGCAAAATGAGTCACAAGATTCACCTAAGCAGAATTCTGATTCTGACTCAGGTTCACAACAGGGCTCTAAAAATGACACTGAACAAAATAATGAGCAAGAGGCCTCTAGTAACAAAGCGGATACCGAGCAAAAATCCGATAAAGAAGCTTTAGATCAACACTACAACAAACAAGAAAGCTCGGAGCAGCCTAGCCCCGACCCGCAGAGCGAAGAAGCTCAACAGCAAGCTCAAAAAGCGGCCGAAGCCAAGCAAGAGCAAGCAGAACAAGAGCAGGCTCAGCAGCAAGCGCAAGAACAGTATCGTGAAGTAGAGAGACTAAGCGAGGAAGATCAAGCTCTCGAACAGTGGCTAAGAAAGGTTCCTGATGACCCAAGCACTCTCTTGCGCAACAAATTTGAACAACAATATCGTCAGCAGAAAATACAACGACAGCAGCGCTATCGTGCAGCACCTGATGAAACACAGCAACGCTGGTAGCCCCATGTTTTATACTCAGATATGTTATAAAAAGATGCTTAATAAAAAACACCTCATTATTTTCATTGTCTCCTTATTATTAGCGCATGATGTTTTTGCAGGCTTCAGCGCTTCGGTAAACAGGAGCGAACTTGCCCTTGGAGAAACCTTAGAGCTACAACTGATTTTTGAAGGTGATAATCAAGGCAAAGTACCTGATATCGATAAGCTGCGACATAACTTTGAACTCAAACGCGCCTACCCTTCCTCAAGTCGAAACACCATCAACGGCCACACGACTTATATTAATCAGTGGACGATACAGCTTGAACCAAAACATAAGGGCAAATTACTTATCCCCCCTTTCACACTGGTAGGTGAGACGACATCTCCTATTGAAATTACGGTTCATGAGCAAAGCCAAGCTCCGTCGACATTAGAAAACTTAATGATCGAGACCATTGTTGATAAGGGCTCGGCCTATGTTCAAGAGCAACTAAAATTAAGTTATCGACTTTATTATAAAGTCAGCGTAAACGATATTAACGCGGAAGAATTGAAACTCAATGATGCCGTTGTGAAGCAGCTAGAGTCAAAACGCTACCAAAGAACCATTGATGGCCAGCATTATCAGGTTATCGAAATTAACTACGCTATCTTGCCTCAGCGCAGCGGCACCTTAGTCATTCCACCACTGGATTGGCAAATAGACGTATTACAAGGTGGACGTTCACGCGCCCTATTTGGCAGCTTTAGCCGCACTCAGGCATATAAACTTCGCAGCGGTGAAAAAGTGATCCGTATCCGATCAATACCCGATGAATTTCCAGCCGATGCGCAGTGGCTTCCTGCTCGCTCGGTCGAATTAAGCCAGCGCTGGAGTAGCTCACCGCTTGAATTTAAATTAGGCACACCCATCACTCGAGAAATCAGCCTTAAAGTGAGTGGCTTAGAGTCGGCACAGCTGCCTCATATATTGGAAGATAGCAGCAGTGCTGAACAAAAAGTGTATTTAGAACAGCCTAATTTGGAAGATGCTGAAGACCAATTTGGTTTAGTCAGTACACGTAAAGAGAGTGCTGCTATTGTACTCAACTCTGAACGTTCAAAAGTTGCAGGTATATCCGTGCCTTGGTGGAATACCGTAACGAATGAACTCGAATACGCAAGCCTACCAGAGCAGAGCATTGCTTTGTCTCCAGGGCAAGAAGTGAAACAAACCGAAGTACAAGCTTCTCGTTTAAGTAATCAGCAAGCGCCTGCAAGAAACGTCGACACTCTTGCATCTGGCCCCTCTAAGTTGCTGATTGGTATCTTAACCTTATCTGCTTTGCTTAATATTGTTTTAGCATTTGTTGTTGTGAAGCTCTACTCTCAGCAAAAAACACCTATATTCCGTAAAAAGACTAAAACTCAAAGCAAAGTAAATCAGCTCACATTGGACCTTGCCGCTCTCAAGAGCCTAGCTGAATCTAAGTCTGCTTCTGAGTTTCGCGTTGAGCTGGCAAGACAGGTTCGCGAGGTTTATCGCTGCTCTAACCTGCAGGAGTTTTATTCTTACTTAAGAGCGCAAGGGGCACTTGAGCTTCTACAAAAGCTAGAAAGTCTTGATGATTTACTCTATGCAAATACAAAAGCGGAAATGCATGAAAACATCTTAGAAGAGCTTGTTAGCCTCTTGGCAGAGATTAAACCACTACATAGTGGCAAAGAGCGCGATCAACTTGATGCGTTGTGGTAAAAGGCTAAACAGCCAACATGCTACATTACTAGCGCTAGGGCTTTTAAGGCTCTAGCCTACAATCTAATGAAAAACCGTTGGAACTGAATTCTCAAGATGCTCTTCAGAGGCTTCATCTGCACCTTCTTCTGTTGCCGCATCCAAACCCGCTTCGATCATCGCTTTGGCAACCGCAAACTTAGATTGATTTAGAAAGTACAAGGCTTCTTCTGAAAAGCTAATGGTTACTAGTGGGTCCCCGTCCTCTTCTTCCCCTGCACGACGTAAAGCAATTTCACCATCGGGTAATTCTACAATTTCATAAAGGTCGGACATAATACTGCAAGGTAATGGACAAAAGGCCGGCGATTGTAGCAGATGTAGGCAGGCTTTAGTATTCGCCGCTTAGTTGAGATTTTAATGAGATAAAACGCTCGCATAGAGCGAGAGAGCCGAGCAAGTAGTCTGGCTCAGTATCGGTCCAGTGCTGAGCTGCCTCAGCAGCATTTGAAGCAATGAGTGAGGCTGGCGTTTCAGCACTTGTATGCTGTTGACGCCACGTTGTTTTGCTTTGATCTAGACTCGAAAAGATAAGGTAAAGAGCCTCTAGCTCAGAAAGCTCTTTATTTTGAACGATAAGATTGCGAACATTTAAACCCAAAGCTCGAGCTAATTGCTCAAGCATATCTCTGTATTGCAGTAGTGAAGCGTATAAAAAGCTGCTGCGTGCAAAACCTTTTAGATCAGTTAAAACAGCCAGGTTTTGCTGAAGCATGCGTAGCTTCTGCGTACTGAGTTCTAACTGCTCTAACTGTGATAAGGCCATGTTATTTCTTTTTAGCGGGCGCTTTTTTAGCTTTAGGTTTGGCTTTTGCCTTGGGCTTAGCTTTAGCCTTCTCTTCGATGACCCACTTACTGCCTTCGTAGGTAGCGCGCCAACCGCTTGGCTTACCATTTATTTCTGTTTGCACATAGTGCTCTTTTGACTTTCTGCTAAAGCGAATTATCGCTTCATTGCCGTCACTATCTTCAGTGGGAGCCTTGAGTAAAAAATTATATTTAGGGTCAATTTCAGAGGCATGAGGTAATATCTCTAGCACCTTTGGGGCTCGAGTCTCGCGGTTTTTAGGGAAACCACTGGCCGCCAAAAACATACCCGCAGCACCATCACGCAAAACATAAGTGTCATCGACCTTTTCACACTTAAGCTCAGGCATCGGCACCGGGTCCATTTTGGGAGGTGCGGCTTCACCATTTTTTAATAGCTTACGTGTATTTTTACAATCATCGCTGGTACAGCCAAAATACTTACCAAATCGTCCTGATTTTAACTGCATATCAGAGCCACACTTATCACACTCGATAACGGGGCCATCATAACCTTTGATACGAAACTCACCTTTCTCAACTTCGTAGCCGTCACAATCTGGGTTGTTGCCACAGATATGAATTTTACGGCTTTCGTCAAGCAGGTAACTATCCATCGCGGTATTGCAGATAGGACAGCGGCGCTTCATACGCAGTTGTTGCAGTTCCACCTCTTCGTCTTCAGAGCCTACGGCTTCATCGCCCGAGACCAAATTCATGGTGTTTTTACAGCGCTCTTTAGGTGGCAACTGATAGCCAGAGCAACCTAGAAAAACACCGGTACTGCCGGTGCGAATTTGCATATCACGGCCACAGTTACTGCACTCTATATCGGTGGATACAGGTTCATTGCGACGCATACCTGCATCGGCATCTTTGGCTTTTGATAAAGACTGGGTGAAATCGCCATAAAACTCATCGAGTAGATCTACCCAATCTCGGCGCCCTTCTGCCACATCATCCAAGCGCTCTTCCATGCTTGCGGTAAAGCCAAAATCCATCAGTTCTTCAAAACTTTCTACAAGGCGCTCGGTAACAATGTCACCCATTTTGTCGGCATAAAAGCGCTTGTTTTCAAGATGCACATAACCGCGATCTTGAATGGTTGAGATAATAGACGCGTAGGTAGATGGACGGCCGATGCCGCGTTTTTCCAGCTCTTTCACCAGACTTGCTTCTGAAAAGCGAGCAATAGGCTTAGTAAAGTGCTGCTTGGGCAACAGCTCATTTAAGTTAAGTGCATCGCCCACTTTGACATCAGGCAAGATGCCGTCTTCATCTTTTTTCGGTGCAAGCGGCATGACTTTGGTGTAACCGTCAAAGCGCATCACACGACCGCGAGCGCGTAGCTCAAAATCACCGGCGCTAACCACAATACTGGTTGATGTGAATTCAGCTTCTTTCATCTGACACGCAACAAATTGATTCCAAATTAGCTGGTATAAACGCTCAGCATCGCGCTCCATACCAGTGAGCTGGCTGCCCTTTAGCTCAACATTTGAAGGTCGAATGGCTTCGTGAGCCTCTTGAGCATTGCTATTTGAAGAGCTGTAATTGCGAGCTTCTTTAGGTAAGTACTTTGAACCAAAGTTCTCTTCAACAAAATTGCGACAGGATTCAACCGCATCTTTGCTTAATGCTGTTGAATCGGTACGCATATAGGTGATGTAACCCGCTTCATAAAGACGCTGAGCCATCATCATGGTTTTCTTTACACCAAAACCTAAGCGCGTAGATGCAGCTTGCTGCAACGTTGAGGTAATAAAAGGCGCGCTGGGTTTAGAACTGGTAGGTTTATCTTCACGCTTTGATACTGTGTAGTTACTGCCTTTAAGAGCAGTAACCGCAGCCATACACTGCTCTTCATTAACCGGTTTGAATGCATCGCCGTTTTGTTTTTTAACTTCACAGTAAAGCTTCTCGGCAGCACCTGCAGCTAAATTTGCATGCACTGTCCAGTATTCTTCTGGAATAAAAGCACGAATTTCTCGCTCTCGCTCCGATACAAGACGCACAGCAACCGACTGAACACGGCCGGCACTTAAACCTCGGGCGATTTTTTCCCAAAGCAAAGGGGAAACCATATAGCCCACTACACGGTCGAGAAAACGTCGTGCTTGTTGAGCATTTACACGGTTTTGATCAACCTTACCGGGCTGTTTAAACGCATCTTGAATGGCCGACTTAGTGATTTCATTAAAGACAACACGATGATACTGCTTGCCTTCACCACCAATGGCCTGCTTTAAATGCCAAGCAATGGCCTCTCCTTCTCTATCCAAATCCGTTGCGAGATAGATGTCGTCAGCGTTTTCCGCTAATTTTTGTAATTCCGCTACAACCTTTTCTTTGCCGGGCAGGATTTGATAATCAGCTTGCCAATTATTCTCTGGGTCAATGCCCATACGCTTAATAAGCTGTTCACGCGATTTTTTCTCTTTATGAATCACCTTTTGTTCCGGTGACAATTTACGCGTTATAGCCGCTTGGCGGGCGCGCTCTTTTGCATCAACAGGCTCTGTCTTAGAACCACTGGTGGGTAAATCCCGAATATGACCAACGCTCGATTTAACAACAAAATCTTTACCAAGATATTTGTTAATCGTTTTTGCTTTTGCCGGTGACTCGACAATAACTAACGACTTTCCCATGCTACTCCAGTTTACGGCTTGTACCGAATGTCGATTTTTTGAGCGAAAATAGATCTTAAACGCTCTCTCTATTATTACTAAAACACAGCCTAGGCGCTTTTGCGAGAGCTTGCCGTGATTTTGAGGTGCACATATATAAGTGCTAAGAATGCCAAGGTCAAGAAAACCACTTTGTAAATGTGGACTTCGACGCCCCTATTTGGTTTTATCACTTAGCTCGCGCTTGTCTATACTGACTGTATATCTCTATTAACATGCAAGCCGTTTAGCCTTGCCTTGCTTAAATATATTGGCCTTAAAGTGTCAGATCAATCCATCGTCTTAATCTGCATTGCTCTAGCTATTTTTGCGTTATTTTTTGTCAGTCTCATTAATCATCGGCAAATGCGGCATAAATTGATACATCAGCGCTTAGTTAAGCTACGTAAGAAAGTAGCTGAGCTTGAGGAGCTAAGTGTCGAAGTTGAAACGCTTACAGGTTCTCGTGTAATCACAGGCATTCTTATCGACCATATCATCGATTTACTTGATGGCATGCTCGAACTTGCTCCCTCAAGTCAAAGCTTAGAGATTACAAGGGAAAACGCCCTCGCTCGTCGAGATGAGCTCCACAATAGTGAGTTTCAAGTTCAGCTTAATCGTATACGCGAAAGCGATGCTCAAATAGCTAGGGCCCAATTTGCCTTGAATGAAGCAGGTGTCATTATTAGAAAGCGACAAGCTGCCGGGCGACTAGAACTGTCACAAATGAACCAACTCATTGAAGAGCTTGCTTGGGCAAAAATGATGGCAGCCGTGGTGAGCTTAGTGGTGCAAGGTCATAAATCCATGGGTGGCACAGACGTGCTACGAGGTTTTTCTTTTTATAAAAAAGCCACCCAATGCGCTATGGAGGCCAACTCAACCGATGAGCGCCGCCACAAACTAATCAAAGAGTTGGCTGAACTTGCCAACAATAAACGTAAAGCACTTAGCTTAGATCTTATGCCTGAAGCTCAATTTAATCCTAAGGAAAGTTCTGAGGCTTAAGAGTTAATGCTGTCTTCTTTGACAGTTTACAAAGCCTTTAACTCAAGCAGCCAAGACCTTAACTGAAGCATAATGTCCTTAGGCTCTGGGCCCAAGCCCTTTTCCCGCCAAACTAAATACAAGCCAATACGGTTCTGCCCCACCCCACAAATCGACTCAGGCAATTGATCTAAATAGCGCTGTAGCGGCAAACCTGCAGAGCTCTGCTGCAAGTCCTTATCGCTCCAGTCCCAATCTTTATGAAAATGAGCCCCATGTTCAAAGCGTTGCCGACTAAGCTCCCATTCCACTACGCTCTCTTCTAAAGCTCGCTCAATAGGCAGCTGGTAATTCACCCTTAGGCCCAAATCATCTGGACTGAGCATACTCACAAGTAAATGCTGCTGGGCCGCTTCAGCTCGCAACGCTGCTTGGCGCTTTGCCCTTGCACTGGGTTTCAACATCATCACTGGGCCAACTGCCATACACACAGCAAGTACTATCATTAAATAAGGTAGGTAAGTCTGCATGTCTAGAGTATCTCAGGGCTTTAAGCGCAAGGCTTGGCGATATAAACTTAAGGTTTGGCGTATTCGAGCCGCGTATGCTGCACCTTAATGACGGAGAATGGAAGTATGAGCACCTATAAACATCTTATGGTAGCCCTGGACTTGAGCAAGGAGTCAGAAGCAGTACTCTCAAAAGCGCGAGCTTTAGCTGCCTCACAGGGGGCTGATATCAGTTTGTGCCATATCGTGGAGCCATTAGCCTTTGCTTATGGTGGAGATGTCCCTCTAGATATGAGTGAAGCGCAAACGATTATAGAGAGCCAAGCAAAGAAACGCATGGCCGCTTTAGTTGATGACATGCAACTAGATACTCACAAACAAATTATTGCCGTAGGCCAAACATCTTCAGAAATTCATGAAGTTGCTAAAGAGCAGCATGCAGATCTCATCGTTGTTGGTAGCCATGGCCGGCACGGCTTGGCCCTATTATTTGGTTCAACCGCTAATGGTGTATTGCACGGCGCCGAAATTGATGTTCTTGCTGTTAGGGTTTAAGAAGATAAATCCTATAAACACATGCTTATTTTAAATTAGCTGCAGTGTTGCGACAGAGGCTATATCGCCTTGTCGTAACACTCTGGCTTAAGGTGCTTCGACCTGAAGATAAAGCGCATC containing:
- a CDS encoding BatD family protein — protein: MKHSNAGSPMFYTQICYKKMLNKKHLIIFIVSLLLAHDVFAGFSASVNRSELALGETLELQLIFEGDNQGKVPDIDKLRHNFELKRAYPSSSRNTINGHTTYINQWTIQLEPKHKGKLLIPPFTLVGETTSPIEITVHEQSQAPSTLENLMIETIVDKGSAYVQEQLKLSYRLYYKVSVNDINAEELKLNDAVVKQLESKRYQRTIDGQHYQVIEINYAILPQRSGTLVIPPLDWQIDVLQGGRSRALFGSFSRTQAYKLRSGEKVIRIRSIPDEFPADAQWLPARSVELSQRWSSSPLEFKLGTPITREISLKVSGLESAQLPHILEDSSSAEQKVYLEQPNLEDAEDQFGLVSTRKESAAIVLNSERSKVAGISVPWWNTVTNELEYASLPEQSIALSPGQEVKQTEVQASRLSNQQAPARNVDTLASGPSKLLIGILTLSALLNIVLAFVVVKLYSQQKTPIFRKKTKTQSKVNQLTLDLAALKSLAESKSASEFRVELARQVREVYRCSNLQEFYSYLRAQGALELLQKLESLDDLLYANTKAEMHENILEELVSLLAEIKPLHSGKERDQLDALW
- the topA gene encoding type I DNA topoisomerase; the protein is MGKSLVIVESPAKAKTINKYLGKDFVVKSSVGHIRDLPTSGSKTEPVDAKERARQAAITRKLSPEQKVIHKEKKSREQLIKRMGIDPENNWQADYQILPGKEKVVAELQKLAENADDIYLATDLDREGEAIAWHLKQAIGGEGKQYHRVVFNEITKSAIQDAFKQPGKVDQNRVNAQQARRFLDRVVGYMVSPLLWEKIARGLSAGRVQSVAVRLVSEREREIRAFIPEEYWTVHANLAAGAAEKLYCEVKKQNGDAFKPVNEEQCMAAVTALKGSNYTVSKREDKPTSSKPSAPFITSTLQQAASTRLGFGVKKTMMMAQRLYEAGYITYMRTDSTALSKDAVESCRNFVEENFGSKYLPKEARNYSSSNSNAQEAHEAIRPSNVELKGSQLTGMERDAERLYQLIWNQFVACQMKEAEFTSTSIVVSAGDFELRARGRVMRFDGYTKVMPLAPKKDEDGILPDVKVGDALNLNELLPKQHFTKPIARFSEASLVKELEKRGIGRPSTYASIISTIQDRGYVHLENKRFYADKMGDIVTERLVESFEELMDFGFTASMEERLDDVAEGRRDWVDLLDEFYGDFTQSLSKAKDADAGMRRNEPVSTDIECSNCGRDMQIRTGSTGVFLGCSGYQLPPKERCKNTMNLVSGDEAVGSEDEEVELQQLRMKRRCPICNTAMDSYLLDESRKIHICGNNPDCDGYEVEKGEFRIKGYDGPVIECDKCGSDMQLKSGRFGKYFGCTSDDCKNTRKLLKNGEAAPPKMDPVPMPELKCEKVDDTYVLRDGAAGMFLAASGFPKNRETRAPKVLEILPHASEIDPKYNFLLKAPTEDSDGNEAIIRFSRKSKEHYVQTEINGKPSGWRATYEGSKWVIEEKAKAKPKAKAKPKAKKAPAKKK
- a CDS encoding universal stress protein — its product is MSTYKHLMVALDLSKESEAVLSKARALAASQGADISLCHIVEPLAFAYGGDVPLDMSEAQTIIESQAKKRMAALVDDMQLDTHKQIIAVGQTSSEIHEVAKEQHADLIVVGSHGRHGLALLFGSTANGVLHGAEIDVLAVRV